From Streptomyces asiaticus, one genomic window encodes:
- a CDS encoding enoyl-CoA hydratase/isomerase family protein, which produces MVATVTLNNPAKRNAQSPALWRALAEAGKLVPGTVRVVALRAEGKSFSAGLDRQAFAPEGFDGEPSFLDMARGSDSELDATIAGYQDAFTWWRRNDIVSIAAVQGHAVGAGFQLALACDLRVCADDAQFAMRETSLGLVPDLTGTHPLVGLVGYARALEICATGRFVHAEEAERTGLANLVVPAAELDGAVQDLAAALLAADRDAVIETKALLRGAVDRTYEEQRAAERAAQARRLRALVGVTD; this is translated from the coding sequence ATGGTCGCCACGGTGACCCTGAACAACCCGGCGAAGCGCAACGCTCAGTCGCCCGCCTTGTGGCGGGCGCTGGCCGAGGCCGGAAAGCTGGTGCCGGGCACCGTGCGCGTCGTGGCGCTGCGCGCCGAGGGCAAGTCCTTCTCGGCGGGCTTGGACCGTCAGGCGTTCGCGCCCGAGGGGTTCGACGGCGAGCCGTCGTTCCTCGACATGGCGCGCGGTTCCGACAGCGAGCTGGACGCGACCATCGCCGGGTACCAGGACGCGTTCACCTGGTGGCGGCGGAACGACATCGTGTCGATCGCCGCCGTCCAGGGGCATGCCGTCGGGGCCGGTTTTCAGCTTGCGCTCGCCTGTGACCTGCGGGTCTGCGCGGACGACGCACAGTTCGCCATGCGCGAGACCAGCCTCGGGCTGGTGCCGGACCTCACCGGCACCCATCCGCTGGTCGGGCTCGTGGGATACGCCCGTGCGCTGGAGATCTGCGCGACCGGGCGCTTCGTCCACGCCGAGGAGGCCGAGCGGACCGGGCTCGCCAATCTCGTGGTGCCCGCCGCCGAGCTCGACGGCGCGGTCCAGGACCTGGCGGCGGCCCTGCTCGCCGCGGACCGCGACGCGGTGATCGAGACCAAGGCGCTGCTGCGGGGTGCCGTGGACCGCACATACGAGGAGCAGCGCGCCGCCGAGCGCGCCGCCCAGGCCCGTCGGCTGCGCGCCCTGGTGGGGGTGACGGACTGA
- a CDS encoding DUF6286 domain-containing protein gives MNADQKMRQSTSASAYGARAGTGAGSGAGDGDPPGRVRRFWSERRIPAGIIALVVAAVSGLLLYDVAAVRSGRRAMGWRDWLADELAARPLDNAWMVAGAALLAALGVWMVVMAMAPGLRGLLPMRAPEPEPESGAGAEAAAAVRAGIDRTSAGLVLRDRAMEVPGVRSARVDVGRRRIRARALAHFRDLDEVRADLDAALHEGIRQLGLARPPALSVHVRRSAKSKG, from the coding sequence ATGAACGCGGACCAGAAGATGCGTCAGTCCACCTCGGCGTCGGCGTACGGCGCGAGGGCGGGGACGGGTGCCGGTTCCGGTGCCGGGGACGGGGATCCGCCCGGCCGCGTCCGGCGCTTCTGGTCCGAGCGGCGGATACCGGCCGGGATCATCGCCCTGGTCGTCGCCGCCGTCAGCGGGCTGCTGCTGTACGACGTGGCGGCCGTGCGCTCGGGGCGGCGCGCCATGGGGTGGCGGGACTGGCTCGCCGATGAACTCGCCGCGCGGCCGCTGGACAACGCGTGGATGGTGGCCGGGGCGGCGCTGCTGGCCGCGCTGGGGGTGTGGATGGTGGTCATGGCGATGGCGCCGGGGCTGCGAGGGCTGCTGCCGATGCGCGCGCCGGAGCCGGAGCCGGAGTCGGGGGCGGGGGCGGAAGCCGCGGCCGCCGTTCGAGCGGGAATCGACCGGACGTCGGCGGGGCTGGTGCTGCGGGACCGGGCGATGGAGGTGCCCGGTGTCCGGTCGGCCCGCGTGGACGTCGGCCGACGGCGGATCAGGGCCCGCGCGCTGGCCCACTTCCGCGATCTCGACGAGGTACGCGCGGATCTGGACGCCGCCCTCCACGAGGGCATCCGCCAGCTGGGCCTGGCCCGGCCGCCCGCCCTCTCCGTCCACGTACGGCGCTCGGCGAAGTCGAAGGGGTGA
- a CDS encoding HAMP domain-containing protein yields the protein MALDPITTDTSPAPTVECPENARSPGPARGDETASAADLRSLLAAMNALCDGDFTVRADTSAEGLVGEMAGVFNQLAVRNAHLSGELHRVRREVVRQGRLDERITASPGQGAWATNVDAANQLVDALVGPVSNATRVLDAIASGDLTQRVDLHDGNRQLRGDLRRLGRGVNRTVDQLSLFTGELTRIAREVGTEGRLGGRAKVQGLSGDWRRVTEAVNTMASRLTAQVRDIAEVTTAVARGDLTRQVTVEATGELLELKLTVNTMVDQLGAFADEVTRVAREVGTEGELGGRAQVRGVSGVWKDLTDSVNFMASNLTSQVRNIAQVTTAVATGDLSQKITVDAKGEILQLKSTINTMVDQLSAFADEVTRVAREVGTEGRLGGRAQVRGVSGVWKDLTQNVNFMADNLTSQVRNIAQVATAVAEGDLSKTITVEAKGEILEVKSTINTMVDRLSSFADEVTRVAREVGTEGNLGGQAQVRGVSGVWRDLTENVNFMALNLTSQVRNIAQVTTAVANGDLSKKITVDARGEILELKDTVNTMVQQLRSFADEVTRVAREVGTEGQLGGRAGVPGVSGVWKDLTDNVNFMASNLTSQVRNIAQVATAVAEGDLSKKIDVDARGEILELKTTINTMVDTLSSFSDEVTRVAREVGSEGRLGGQARVEGVFGTWKRLTTGVNELALNLTTQVRAIAEVASAVAQGDMSGSISVEAQGEVAELKNNVNLMVANLRETTRAKDWLESNLARIASLMQGHRDLVEVADLILSELTPLVNAQFGAFFLSAAGARPGEGLELIAGYGTDQDAVGGDGQAPRPGPRGRGLVAQAAVEKKRILINDVPPDYITIDSGLGSALPASVVILPILYEDQVLGVIELASFSRFSEVHLAFVDQFVSTIGVSINTIIANARTESLLSESQRLTTELRQRSNELQRSNAELEEKAALLATASQYKSEFLANMSHELRTPLNSLLILARLLADNPEDRLSPQEVQFAATIHRSGSDLLQLINDILDLSKIEAGRMDVRPKKLPLVKILDYVNATFRPLAVDRGLSFEIAVGEDVPREMFSDEQRLQQILRNLLSNALKFTSSGGVTLRVERTPGGQFEEEALRAADAVIAFSVTDTGIGIPPEKLPVIFEAFQQSDGTTSRKYGGTGLGLSISREIAGMLGGRIVAESELGVGSRFTLYVPAHYSGVAPAPDPSDPRATGSTVPAAAPAPDEPLPDTADHAPSGVFGEADSLVASRLAIRAPGGGTEAEGGSERETEGESEDHDDGWPGTTRLKEWQRGRPGQVLNGRRILIVDDDIRNVFALTHVLGRVGMTVKYAENGREGLEVLHRNPDVSLVLMDVMMPEMDGYETIRAIRSTPRLAEMPILALTAKVMPGDREKAIDSGANGYVPKPVDVDRLMSAILDLLDPGGEVGEPDEPGSGDATSDGSDGSDGSGGSGGDTAVSAEGVSGEGAAPAETGPPRPRQGER from the coding sequence ATGGCTCTCGACCCGATCACCACCGACACATCCCCGGCCCCGACCGTGGAATGTCCGGAAAACGCTCGGTCGCCCGGCCCGGCGCGCGGTGACGAGACCGCGTCCGCGGCCGACCTGCGGTCCCTGCTGGCGGCGATGAACGCCCTGTGCGACGGTGACTTCACCGTCCGCGCGGACACCTCGGCCGAGGGCCTGGTCGGCGAGATGGCCGGGGTCTTCAACCAGCTCGCGGTGCGCAACGCGCATCTGTCCGGAGAGCTGCACCGGGTGCGCCGCGAGGTGGTGCGCCAGGGCAGGCTGGACGAGCGGATCACCGCGAGTCCCGGCCAGGGGGCCTGGGCCACCAATGTGGACGCGGCCAATCAGCTGGTGGACGCCCTGGTCGGTCCGGTGTCCAACGCCACGCGGGTGCTCGACGCGATCGCGTCCGGCGATCTGACCCAGCGGGTGGATCTGCACGACGGCAACCGACAGCTCCGCGGCGATCTGCGGCGGCTGGGGCGCGGGGTGAACCGCACGGTGGACCAGCTGTCGCTGTTCACCGGCGAGCTGACCCGTATCGCCCGCGAGGTGGGCACCGAGGGGCGGCTGGGCGGCCGTGCCAAGGTGCAGGGGCTCTCCGGCGACTGGCGCAGGGTGACGGAGGCCGTCAACACCATGGCCTCCCGGCTCACCGCGCAGGTCCGTGACATCGCCGAGGTGACCACCGCGGTCGCCCGCGGTGACCTCACCCGCCAGGTGACGGTCGAGGCCACCGGTGAGCTGCTGGAGCTCAAGCTGACCGTGAACACCATGGTCGACCAGCTGGGCGCGTTCGCCGACGAGGTGACGCGGGTGGCCCGTGAGGTGGGCACCGAGGGCGAGCTGGGCGGCCGGGCCCAGGTCCGTGGCGTCTCCGGGGTCTGGAAGGACCTGACGGACAGCGTCAACTTCATGGCGTCCAACCTGACGTCCCAGGTCCGCAACATCGCCCAGGTGACCACGGCCGTCGCCACCGGCGATCTCTCGCAGAAGATCACCGTGGATGCGAAGGGCGAGATCCTCCAGCTCAAGTCGACGATCAACACCATGGTCGACCAGCTGTCCGCCTTCGCCGACGAGGTGACGCGGGTGGCCCGTGAGGTGGGCACCGAGGGCCGGCTGGGCGGCCGGGCCCAGGTCCGTGGCGTCTCCGGGGTCTGGAAGGACCTGACGCAGAACGTCAACTTCATGGCGGACAACCTCACCTCCCAGGTCCGCAACATCGCCCAGGTCGCCACCGCCGTGGCGGAGGGCGATCTGAGCAAGACGATCACGGTGGAGGCCAAGGGCGAGATCCTGGAGGTGAAGTCGACGATCAACACCATGGTGGACCGGCTGTCGTCCTTCGCCGACGAGGTGACGCGGGTGGCCCGCGAGGTGGGCACCGAGGGCAACCTGGGCGGTCAGGCCCAGGTCCGCGGGGTCTCCGGGGTCTGGCGGGATCTCACCGAGAACGTCAACTTCATGGCTCTGAACCTGACCTCCCAGGTCCGCAACATCGCCCAGGTCACCACGGCCGTCGCCAACGGCGATCTGTCGAAGAAGATCACGGTCGACGCCCGGGGCGAGATCCTGGAGCTCAAGGACACCGTGAACACCATGGTCCAGCAGCTGCGCTCGTTCGCCGACGAGGTCACCCGGGTGGCCCGCGAGGTGGGCACCGAGGGCCAGCTGGGCGGCCGGGCCGGAGTGCCGGGCGTGTCCGGGGTCTGGAAGGACCTTACGGACAACGTGAACTTCATGGCGTCCAACCTGACGTCCCAGGTCCGCAACATCGCCCAGGTCGCCACCGCCGTGGCGGAGGGCGATCTGAGCAAGAAGATCGACGTCGACGCGCGCGGCGAGATCCTCGAGCTGAAGACCACCATCAACACCATGGTCGACACGCTCTCCTCGTTCTCCGACGAGGTGACGCGGGTGGCCCGCGAGGTCGGCAGCGAGGGCCGGCTGGGCGGCCAGGCCCGGGTCGAGGGCGTCTTCGGCACCTGGAAGCGGCTGACCACCGGTGTGAACGAGCTGGCCCTCAACCTGACCACCCAGGTGCGCGCGATCGCCGAGGTCGCGTCCGCCGTCGCCCAGGGCGATATGTCCGGGTCCATCTCGGTCGAGGCGCAGGGCGAGGTCGCCGAGCTGAAGAACAACGTCAATCTGATGGTCGCCAACCTCCGCGAGACCACCCGCGCGAAGGACTGGCTGGAGTCCAACCTGGCCCGTATCGCCTCCCTGATGCAGGGCCACCGGGATCTGGTCGAGGTCGCGGATCTGATCCTGAGCGAGCTGACCCCGCTGGTCAACGCGCAGTTCGGGGCGTTCTTCCTCAGTGCGGCCGGTGCCAGGCCCGGTGAGGGGCTCGAGCTCATCGCCGGATACGGCACCGACCAGGACGCGGTCGGGGGCGACGGCCAGGCGCCGCGGCCCGGCCCCCGGGGCCGCGGGCTGGTCGCCCAGGCGGCGGTGGAGAAGAAGCGGATCCTCATCAACGACGTTCCGCCCGACTACATCACCATCGACTCCGGGCTGGGCTCCGCGCTCCCGGCCAGCGTGGTGATCCTGCCGATCCTCTACGAGGACCAGGTGCTCGGAGTGATCGAGCTGGCCTCGTTCAGCCGGTTCAGCGAGGTCCACCTGGCCTTCGTCGACCAGTTCGTCAGCACCATCGGCGTTTCGATCAACACCATCATCGCCAACGCCCGCACCGAGTCGCTGCTCTCCGAGTCCCAGCGGCTCACCACCGAGCTGCGCCAGCGCTCGAACGAGCTCCAGCGCTCCAACGCGGAGCTGGAGGAGAAGGCCGCGCTGCTGGCCACCGCCTCCCAGTACAAGTCCGAGTTCCTGGCCAATATGTCGCATGAGCTGCGTACCCCGCTGAACTCGCTGCTCATCCTGGCCCGGCTGCTCGCCGACAACCCCGAGGACCGGCTGTCCCCCCAGGAGGTGCAGTTCGCCGCCACCATCCACCGCTCCGGCTCCGATCTGCTCCAGCTGATCAACGACATCCTGGATCTGTCGAAGATCGAGGCGGGCCGGATGGACGTCCGTCCGAAGAAGCTGCCGCTGGTCAAGATCCTCGACTATGTCAACGCCACCTTCCGGCCGCTCGCCGTCGACCGGGGCCTGTCGTTCGAGATCGCGGTCGGCGAGGACGTACCGCGCGAGATGTTCTCCGACGAGCAGCGGCTCCAGCAGATCCTGCGCAATCTGCTCTCCAACGCGCTGAAGTTCACCTCGTCGGGCGGGGTGACGCTGCGCGTCGAGCGCACCCCGGGAGGGCAGTTCGAGGAGGAGGCGCTGCGGGCCGCGGACGCCGTCATCGCGTTCTCCGTCACCGACACCGGTATCGGCATTCCGCCGGAGAAGCTGCCGGTGATCTTCGAGGCGTTCCAGCAGTCCGACGGCACCACCAGCCGGAAGTACGGCGGAACGGGCCTCGGCCTGTCCATCAGCCGGGAGATCGCCGGAATGCTCGGCGGCCGGATCGTGGCCGAGAGCGAGCTCGGCGTCGGCTCCCGCTTCACCCTCTACGTCCCCGCGCACTACAGCGGCGTCGCCCCGGCGCCCGACCCCTCGGACCCCAGGGCCACCGGCTCCACCGTCCCGGCGGCCGCCCCCGCCCCGGACGAGCCGCTGCCGGACACCGCCGACCACGCCCCGAGCGGGGTCTTCGGCGAGGCGGACAGCCTGGTCGCCAGCCGGCTCGCCATCCGGGCCCCGGGCGGCGGGACGGAGGCCGAGGGCGGGAGCGAACGGGAGACCGAGGGCGAGAGCGAGGACCACGACGACGGCTGGCCGGGGACCACCCGGCTCAAGGAGTGGCAGCGCGGACGCCCCGGCCAGGTGCTGAACGGCCGCCGCATCCTGATCGTCGACGACGACATCCGGAACGTCTTCGCGCTCACGCATGTGCTGGGCCGGGTCGGCATGACGGTGAAGTACGCGGAGAACGGCCGCGAGGGGCTCGAGGTGCTGCACCGCAACCCGGACGTCTCGCTGGTCCTGATGGACGTGATGATGCCGGAGATGGACGGGTACGAGACGATCCGGGCCATCCGGAGCACACCGCGTCTCGCCGAGATGCCGATCCTCGCCCTCACCGCGAAGGTCATGCCCGGCGACCGGGAGAAGGCCATCGACAGCGGCGCCAATGGCTATGTCCCCAAGCCCGTGGACGTCGACCGGTTGATGTCGGCGATCCTCGATCTGCTCGATCCGGGCGGTGAGGTGGGGGAGCCGGACGAGCCCGGGAGCGGCGACGCCACGTCCGACGGGTCTGACGGGTCCGACGGGTCCGGCGGGTCCGGCGGTGACACCGCTGTATCCGCGGAGGGCGTGTCCGGAGAGGGCGCCGCGCCTGCCGAGACCGGTCCGCCGAGGCCGAGGCAGGGGGAGAGATGA
- a CDS encoding helix-turn-helix domain-containing protein → MAETLKKGSRVTGAAREKLAADLKKKYDSGASIRALAEETGRSYGFVHRMLSESGVSLRGRGGATRGKKTASA, encoded by the coding sequence GTGGCCGAGACTCTGAAGAAGGGCAGCCGGGTGACCGGCGCCGCGCGCGAAAAGCTCGCGGCAGACCTGAAGAAGAAGTACGACTCCGGGGCGAGCATCCGGGCGCTGGCCGAGGAGACCGGCCGTTCCTACGGATTCGTTCACCGGATGCTCAGCGAATCCGGAGTTTCCCTACGGGGACGCGGCGGTGCGACGCGAGGCAAGAAGACCGCCTCGGCCTGA
- a CDS encoding response regulator, producing MTASVSEKAGILIVDDMEENLIALEAVLGPLDQQLVRAHSGEEALKAMLRQDFAVVLLDVLMPGMDGFETAANIKRLDQTKDVPIILLTGTDADSDYAYRGYAIGAADFLTKPFDPWLLRTKVNVFLEMHRKNRQLEARTEQLADRVEELERTVEGLRKYVEK from the coding sequence ATGACTGCGAGCGTGTCCGAGAAGGCCGGAATCCTCATCGTCGACGACATGGAGGAGAACCTGATCGCGCTGGAGGCCGTCCTCGGCCCGCTCGATCAGCAGCTCGTCCGTGCCCACTCCGGCGAGGAGGCGCTGAAGGCGATGCTGCGGCAGGACTTCGCCGTCGTACTGCTCGATGTGCTGATGCCGGGCATGGACGGCTTCGAGACGGCCGCCAACATCAAGCGGCTCGACCAGACCAAGGACGTCCCGATCATCCTGCTGACCGGGACCGACGCCGACTCCGACTACGCCTACCGGGGCTATGCGATCGGCGCCGCCGACTTCCTGACCAAGCCCTTCGACCCATGGCTGCTGCGGACGAAGGTCAATGTGTTCCTGGAGATGCACCGCAAGAACCGCCAGCTCGAGGCGCGGACCGAGCAGCTGGCCGACCGGGTCGAGGAGCTGGAGCGCACGGTCGAGGGGCTGCGGAAGTACGTCGAGAAGTGA
- a CDS encoding nucleopolyhedrovirus P10 family protein: MVVTDRLAQTVREQLRLGRLLPLGEREDGSWITERAANEVLGRAAAEVPGARLGALRIGPADPGTPGMPAVPPPPSALPPGPLRIAAECRATLEEPLPVTADRLRDVLLDAATDRLGLLVEAVDIRVTEVLDELPAPPPETPRPHPIESPAPDPATAAVARAATSVPGVARLAPVLGSPRAVRIEGAHIRIELAVAADHRAVDVARAVRTTVAEAAPAPGDQPPTVAVLVTAVEP; the protein is encoded by the coding sequence ATGGTGGTCACGGACCGGCTCGCGCAGACCGTAAGGGAGCAATTGCGGCTCGGTCGGCTGCTGCCCCTGGGCGAGCGCGAGGACGGCTCCTGGATCACCGAACGCGCGGCGAACGAGGTGCTCGGGCGGGCCGCCGCCGAGGTCCCCGGCGCGCGTCTGGGAGCGCTGCGGATCGGGCCCGCCGACCCCGGCACCCCCGGGATGCCCGCGGTGCCGCCCCCGCCGAGCGCGCTGCCGCCGGGACCCCTGCGCATCGCGGCGGAGTGCCGGGCGACGCTGGAGGAACCGCTTCCGGTGACGGCGGACCGGCTGCGCGACGTACTGCTCGACGCGGCGACGGACCGGCTCGGCCTGCTGGTGGAGGCGGTGGACATACGGGTGACGGAGGTGCTGGACGAGCTCCCGGCCCCGCCCCCGGAGACCCCGCGCCCCCACCCGATCGAGAGCCCGGCCCCCGACCCCGCCACCGCGGCCGTCGCCCGCGCCGCCACCTCCGTGCCCGGCGTCGCCCGGCTCGCGCCGGTGCTGGGCTCGCCCCGGGCCGTGCGGATCGAGGGGGCGCACATCCGGATCGAGCTGGCCGTGGCGGCGGATCACCGCGCCGTGGATGTGGCGAGGGCGGTACGAACGACGGTGGCAGAGGCCGCCCCGGCCCCGGGGGACCAGCCGCCCACGGTGGCCGTCCTCGTCACGGCCGTGGAGCCCTGA
- a CDS encoding ATP-binding SpoIIE family protein phosphatase yields MGALFPLARESVSRTTLPGSVRAPGAARAFVRTALTGRSAAEAFAPTTVDERSIDDAVLLVSELVTNAVLHAGTRVEVVCRLQPGPDAAGEGFGPEETAGPDDVPRDAPRRPGIVIEVADLHPASTVYGGPETQRRGRGRGLQLIGALAESWGVTYHRTRKAVWFRLDAERAGTELDAVPTSALGRELRFAETLAPITPREQRDPTADWVDRGGPSFLAEASELLTGQLDENMVAALAGQLLVPRLADWCAVWLTTESGGLQLARVWHSNEHRIGELRVSLERHPPPTGLGSAGTSWPWPGVADKQGTGGSAVCFPLIAHGRSHGVLLLGRAGVPRMAEGVVRLSEDVARRVAQAVATARQYTRQATISRALQRRQLPMSLAHIPGVETAIVYEPHGEGQTVGGDFYDLFPMGDRRWCFLLGDVQGSDPEAMSVTGLARHLVRLLAREGHGVESVLNRLNQALVEEDAEAAEIDGEQSRPRFLSLLYGELEPDQAGGGARCTLASAGHPLPLRLTTRGAVAPAASPQMLLGIDENPDFHADTLALEPGETLLCVTDGVTERRNGLRQLDDDDGLSDILRECVGLGAKAVAERVRRATHDFSPDPIDDDLAVLVLEAVPAVDPQRMA; encoded by the coding sequence GTGGGAGCCTTGTTTCCTCTCGCGCGTGAGTCCGTCTCGCGGACGACGCTGCCCGGGAGCGTGCGCGCACCCGGCGCGGCACGCGCCTTCGTCCGTACGGCGCTCACGGGACGGAGCGCGGCGGAGGCGTTCGCCCCGACCACCGTCGACGAGCGGTCGATCGACGACGCGGTGCTGCTGGTGAGCGAGCTGGTCACCAATGCCGTGCTGCACGCGGGCACCCGGGTCGAAGTGGTCTGCCGGCTCCAGCCCGGTCCCGACGCCGCCGGGGAGGGCTTCGGGCCCGAGGAGACGGCCGGTCCGGACGATGTGCCGAGAGACGCGCCGAGGCGGCCGGGGATCGTCATCGAGGTGGCGGACCTCCACCCCGCCAGCACCGTCTACGGAGGCCCTGAGACCCAGCGCCGGGGCCGCGGCCGCGGGCTCCAGCTGATCGGGGCGCTCGCCGAATCCTGGGGCGTGACCTATCACCGCACCCGTAAGGCGGTCTGGTTCCGGCTGGACGCCGAGCGGGCGGGCACCGAGCTCGACGCCGTCCCCACCAGCGCGCTCGGGCGCGAACTGCGGTTCGCCGAGACCCTGGCCCCCATCACACCCCGTGAACAGCGCGATCCGACCGCCGACTGGGTGGACCGCGGCGGACCGTCCTTCCTCGCCGAGGCCAGCGAACTCCTCACCGGTCAGCTGGACGAGAACATGGTGGCCGCCCTCGCCGGGCAGCTCCTGGTGCCACGGCTGGCCGACTGGTGCGCGGTCTGGCTGACCACCGAGAGCGGCGGGCTCCAGCTCGCCCGTGTCTGGCACAGCAACGAGCACCGTATCGGCGAGCTCCGCGTCTCGCTGGAGCGACATCCGCCGCCGACCGGGCTCGGCTCGGCGGGCACCTCCTGGCCCTGGCCCGGGGTCGCGGACAAACAGGGGACGGGCGGATCGGCGGTGTGCTTCCCGCTGATCGCACACGGCCGCAGCCATGGCGTCCTGCTGCTCGGCCGGGCGGGCGTGCCCCGCATGGCGGAGGGCGTGGTGCGGCTCTCGGAGGACGTGGCGCGGCGGGTGGCCCAGGCAGTGGCCACGGCCCGGCAGTACACCCGTCAGGCGACGATCAGCCGGGCGCTCCAGCGCCGCCAGCTGCCCATGTCGCTCGCCCATATCCCGGGGGTGGAGACGGCGATCGTCTACGAGCCGCACGGCGAGGGGCAGACCGTCGGCGGCGACTTCTACGACCTGTTCCCCATGGGCGACCGCCGCTGGTGCTTCCTGCTGGGCGACGTCCAGGGCAGCGACCCGGAGGCGATGTCCGTCACCGGGCTGGCCCGCCATCTGGTGCGACTGCTGGCGCGCGAGGGCCATGGGGTGGAGTCGGTGCTCAACCGGCTGAACCAGGCGCTGGTGGAGGAGGACGCGGAGGCGGCGGAGATCGACGGCGAGCAGTCCCGGCCGCGCTTCCTGAGCCTGCTCTACGGGGAGCTGGAGCCGGACCAGGCCGGGGGCGGCGCCCGCTGCACCCTGGCGAGCGCCGGCCATCCGCTGCCGCTGCGGCTGACCACCCGGGGCGCGGTGGCCCCCGCCGCCTCCCCGCAGATGCTGCTCGGCATCGACGAGAACCCGGACTTCCACGCCGACACGCTGGCCCTGGAGCCCGGCGAGACGCTGCTGTGCGTCACCGACGGGGTGACCGAGCGGCGCAACGGCCTCCGTCAGCTGGATGACGACGACGGTCTTTCGGACATCCTGCGGGAGTGTGTGGGGCTGGGCGCCAAGGCGGTCGCGGAGCGGGTGCGGCGCGCCACGCATGACTTCAGCCCCGACCCGATCGACGACGATCTGGCGGTGCTGGTGCTGGAAGCGGTGCCGGCGGTGGACCCGCAGCGGATGGCGTGA
- the amaP gene encoding alkaline shock response membrane anchor protein AmaP encodes MLSVVNRVLLGLVGLVLAAVGAVILAGWPPFDGRDDVLLSRADRTRWRDTGWFWPAVIAALAVLFVLSLCWFLVQLRRRRLQEVLVETGDGEGALLRGRALEAALLSDAESLDGVERAHVLLRGRRTTPEARMGLALDARADPLSTLDAVRAEALERARTSAGLEALPAEVRLRVARHGAERAR; translated from the coding sequence ATGCTGAGTGTCGTCAACCGGGTGCTGCTGGGGCTCGTGGGTCTGGTGCTGGCCGCTGTGGGCGCGGTGATCCTGGCGGGGTGGCCGCCGTTCGACGGCCGCGACGATGTGCTGCTCAGCCGGGCGGACCGCACGCGGTGGCGGGACACCGGATGGTTCTGGCCGGCCGTCATCGCGGCGCTTGCGGTGCTGTTCGTGCTGTCCCTGTGCTGGTTCCTGGTCCAGTTGCGACGGCGTCGCCTCCAGGAAGTGCTCGTGGAGACGGGCGACGGCGAGGGCGCCCTGCTACGCGGCCGCGCCCTGGAGGCCGCGTTGTTGTCGGACGCGGAGTCGCTGGACGGCGTGGAGCGCGCCCACGTCCTGCTGCGGGGCCGCCGGACGACACCGGAGGCCCGGATGGGCTTGGCGCTGGACGCGCGGGCGGACCCGCTGTCGACTCTGGACGCGGTGCGAGCGGAGGCCCTGGAACGCGCCCGCACATCGGCGGGCCTCGAAGCCCTCCCGGCGGAGGTGCGGCTGAGGGTGGCCCGGCACGGGGCGGAGCGAGCGCGGTAA
- a CDS encoding Asp23/Gls24 family envelope stress response protein has translation MSETAPRNRPENPATDPAAGTPKTVGAGPGTAAATAATDRPRRGGGDPALRGRTTIADGVVEKIAGMAARDVVGVHAMGGGLARTFGVVRDRVPGGRSVTRGVKAEVGEVQTALDLEIVVDYGVSIADVARAVRENVIAAVERMTGLEVVEVNIAVSDVKLPDEEEESPEPRLQ, from the coding sequence ATGTCCGAGACCGCACCACGGAACCGACCCGAGAACCCCGCCACGGACCCCGCCGCCGGTACGCCCAAGACGGTGGGTGCCGGGCCCGGCACCGCCGCGGCGACCGCCGCCACCGATCGGCCCCGGCGGGGCGGGGGCGACCCGGCCCTGCGCGGGCGCACCACCATCGCCGACGGCGTCGTCGAGAAGATCGCGGGTATGGCGGCCCGCGATGTGGTCGGCGTCCATGCGATGGGCGGCGGTCTCGCGCGCACCTTCGGGGTCGTACGGGACCGGGTGCCGGGCGGCCGGTCGGTCACCCGCGGGGTGAAGGCGGAGGTGGGGGAGGTGCAGACGGCCCTCGACCTGGAGATCGTGGTGGACTACGGCGTCTCCATCGCCGATGTCGCACGGGCCGTACGGGAGAACGTGATCGCGGCGGTCGAGCGGATGACCGGCCTCGAGGTCGTCGAGGTCAATATCGCGGTCAGCGATGTGAAGTTGCCGGACGAGGAAGAGGAATCGCCGGAGCCGCGGCTCCAGTAG